The following are encoded in a window of Bdellovibrionales bacterium genomic DNA:
- a CDS encoding putative porin — protein sequence MTAKILTTSLIVILGQTSSLAFAQTPTSEPATNLTIPLPTPAPTAAPAPAPVPAATGIESIKVFGDLRYRHQSETQEPKQERDLERLQARLGLNAQVEDNLKATLRLMTGSGATSGNQTLGDEKAPGMPRRTIGVDLAYFDYMAIKDLDFYGGKMPQPFIYAGKNQMLLDRDVTPEGLAAKYSVGLIERELDFFVQGGAFWIRENYDDQFGEEKTDNMLNGGQLGLLWKPNDWTVTVGYGSFAFTGLKDIPPTNITASGKANGNTLDINGNYPTNFDIQQEFLEVKKKVGTVDVTAFFERLENTDADALNVAHTYGVQLGYKAWAFTWSYEEVQKDAVVGLFTDSDFGGGVTSSRGQVWSLAYKFTKKVTMQYTVYNNENAIDVAPTKYDRSHLDLSMTF from the coding sequence GCAAAAATTCTAACGACGTCTCTGATCGTGATTTTGGGACAGACTTCGTCACTGGCTTTTGCACAAACCCCGACCTCTGAACCTGCAACCAACTTAACTATTCCGTTGCCAACACCGGCACCAACGGCGGCTCCTGCTCCAGCTCCTGTCCCGGCAGCAACGGGGATTGAGTCTATCAAGGTCTTTGGCGATCTTCGTTACCGCCATCAGTCCGAGACTCAAGAACCCAAGCAAGAGCGCGATTTGGAACGTTTGCAAGCGCGCCTTGGATTGAACGCCCAGGTCGAAGATAATCTCAAAGCCACACTGAGACTCATGACGGGCAGTGGAGCAACCAGCGGCAATCAGACTCTGGGCGATGAGAAAGCACCGGGGATGCCTCGTCGGACCATCGGTGTAGACCTCGCGTATTTTGATTACATGGCGATCAAGGATTTAGATTTTTATGGCGGTAAGATGCCACAGCCGTTTATCTATGCCGGCAAAAATCAAATGCTGCTGGATCGCGATGTGACTCCCGAAGGATTGGCTGCAAAGTACAGCGTCGGTCTCATCGAGAGGGAATTGGATTTCTTTGTTCAAGGGGGCGCGTTTTGGATTCGCGAAAACTATGACGACCAGTTCGGCGAAGAGAAAACCGACAATATGCTCAACGGCGGCCAGCTCGGTCTTTTGTGGAAGCCAAATGACTGGACGGTGACTGTCGGCTATGGAAGCTTTGCGTTTACAGGTCTTAAAGACATTCCGCCAACGAACATCACGGCCAGTGGTAAAGCCAACGGCAACACACTAGATATTAACGGCAACTACCCGACGAACTTCGATATTCAACAGGAGTTCCTCGAAGTGAAAAAGAAAGTAGGCACGGTGGACGTGACTGCTTTCTTTGAGCGCCTTGAAAATACCGATGCCGATGCGCTGAACGTGGCTCACACTTACGGCGTGCAACTTGGATATAAAGCCTGGGCCTTTACTTGGAGCTACGAAGAGGTTCAGAAGGACGCGGTTGTCGGACTTTTCACGGATTCGGATTTTGGCGGCGGAGTCACTTCAAGCCGCGGTCAAGTATGGAGTCTTGCTTACAAGTTCACAAAGAAAGTAACGATGCAATACACGGTCTATAACAATGAAAACGCTATTGATGTAGCTCCGACGAAGTACGATCGCAGCCACCTTGATCTGTCGATGACGTTCTAA
- a CDS encoding DNA/RNA non-specific endonuclease translates to MMRKSEKRAGLLLSVFFSFFVVSVSIAKVETIIGDVNLKKNPNIAINPPTTNESEIIISRNQYVISYNKKRRNPNWVAWRVDNTELGNVGRTDKFTADSDLEKYLLKDGPGEHAVKPREYFGSCYDRGHQTPSADRSETTQDNEATFMMSNMLPQTPYLNRVVWMHLEQHTRDLVHKEGKIAYIVAGPIYDQDFGKIGPNNDIQVPSKNFKVIVLLDQGQTPADITDQTETIAVIMPNLLEDGSRPDQNQDALCKSSAEDQRGGRSNDWEQYKSTVADIQKLSGVTLFPK, encoded by the coding sequence ATGATGCGCAAAAGTGAGAAGAGAGCAGGGCTACTTCTAAGTGTCTTCTTTTCGTTCTTCGTTGTCAGTGTCTCGATTGCAAAAGTTGAGACGATCATTGGCGATGTAAATCTCAAAAAGAATCCCAACATCGCCATCAACCCACCGACCACCAACGAATCTGAAATCATTATCTCGCGCAATCAATACGTCATCTCTTACAACAAGAAACGCCGCAATCCGAACTGGGTTGCGTGGCGAGTAGACAATACAGAACTTGGTAATGTCGGCCGCACGGATAAATTTACTGCCGACAGTGATTTGGAAAAATATCTGCTAAAGGATGGACCTGGCGAGCACGCAGTCAAACCGAGAGAGTATTTTGGCAGCTGTTACGATCGCGGTCACCAGACGCCGTCTGCAGATCGCTCTGAAACGACTCAAGACAACGAAGCCACTTTCATGATGAGCAATATGCTGCCGCAGACGCCATACTTGAATCGCGTGGTGTGGATGCATCTTGAACAACACACGCGAGACCTCGTTCATAAAGAAGGCAAGATTGCCTACATCGTTGCCGGCCCGATTTACGATCAGGATTTTGGCAAGATCGGTCCTAACAATGATATTCAGGTTCCATCTAAGAATTTCAAAGTGATCGTGCTTTTAGATCAAGGTCAGACTCCAGCTGACATCACCGATCAGACCGAAACGATTGCGGTGATCATGCCGAATCTGCTCGAAGATGGCAGCCGTCCTGACCAAAACCAAGATGCTCTTTGTAAGAGCTCTGCAGAAGACCAGCGTGGCGGTCGTTCCAATGACTGGGAACAATACAAGTCCACGGTGGCCGACATTCAGAAGCTCTCGGGCGTGACGCTCTTTCCGAAGTAA
- a CDS encoding pirin family protein translates to MMLVRKSNERGLAEHGWLKSRHTFSFAEYYDPKFMGFGPLRVINEDRIRGGTGFDTHPHRDMEIISYVISGGLKHKDSMGNEAVIKPGEVQRMSAGTGVRHSEYNEKDGEEAHFFQIWIMPDKQGVEPGYGQKSFEKELNSQKLVHVISPNGSDGSISIHQDANMYISRLKKSESLDFAVKPERKLWIQLVKGSVRVNGEEIQTGDAIAAKDIANAAITASEDSEMILFDLP, encoded by the coding sequence ATGATGTTAGTCAGAAAATCAAACGAGCGTGGTCTTGCAGAACATGGATGGTTAAAATCCCGCCATACTTTCTCATTCGCAGAATACTACGACCCAAAATTCATGGGCTTTGGACCGTTGCGTGTTATTAACGAAGACCGCATTCGTGGCGGCACTGGATTCGACACTCATCCTCACCGTGACATGGAGATTATTTCATACGTGATTTCCGGGGGACTTAAACACAAAGACTCCATGGGCAATGAAGCTGTGATCAAACCGGGCGAAGTGCAACGCATGAGCGCCGGCACCGGCGTCAGACACTCTGAGTACAACGAGAAAGACGGCGAAGAGGCTCACTTCTTCCAAATCTGGATTATGCCCGATAAACAAGGCGTAGAACCTGGCTATGGACAAAAGTCTTTTGAGAAAGAATTAAATTCTCAAAAACTCGTGCACGTGATTTCGCCGAATGGTTCAGACGGCTCTATCAGCATTCATCAAGATGCGAATATGTATATCTCGCGCTTGAAAAAATCTGAAAGCCTCGACTTCGCGGTAAAACCAGAGAGAAAACTTTGGATTCAATTGGTCAAAGGCTCTGTGCGAGTCAATGGCGAAGAGATCCAAACAGGCGACGCGATCGCCGCGAAAGACATCGCCAACGCGGCTATCACGGCCAGCGAAGATTCAGAAATGATTCTTTTTGACCTGCCTTAG